In one window of Poriferisphaera corsica DNA:
- a CDS encoding TM2 domain-containing protein, with product MNCPNCNCPNADPIIHTPKPEFAYIFWFLCFLGLFGVHRFYSGRWVTGILWLLTGGLFLIGQIIDLVLIPGQCRHPKWQYT from the coding sequence ATGAACTGCCCCAATTGCAATTGTCCAAACGCCGATCCCATCATCCACACTCCTAAACCGGAGTTTGCTTACATCTTCTGGTTTCTCTGCTTCCTCGGCTTATTTGGAGTCCATCGCTTCTACTCCGGCAGATGGGTCACCGGCATCCTCTGGCTTCTCACCGGCGGCCTCTTTCTCATCGGACAAATCATCGACCTCGTCCTCATCCCCGGGCAATGTCGCCACCCCAAATGGCAATACACATAA
- a CDS encoding ABC transporter ATP-binding protein, whose protein sequence is MSKPVAVINDVYKIYQKNKDAPAVHALDGVSVTIPEGQYLAIMGPSGSGKSTLMNMLGCLDRPTKGDYLVDGTNVAQMNDEDLSQIRGQKLGFVFQAFNLIPQLTVLENVQVPLFYQGLPKHLREEAAKDALSKVSLSDRLTHRPSQLSGGQMQRVAIARALVNKPAILLADEPTGNLDSKTGNDILNMFDDLHRGGLTIIMVTHDESVADRCQRIIRLKDGKLDRDEMMQPTTA, encoded by the coding sequence GTGTCCAAGCCAGTCGCTGTCATCAATGACGTCTACAAAATCTACCAAAAGAACAAAGACGCCCCTGCAGTCCACGCACTCGACGGCGTATCCGTCACCATCCCCGAAGGCCAATACCTCGCCATCATGGGACCCTCAGGCTCCGGCAAATCCACCCTCATGAACATGCTTGGTTGTCTCGATCGACCCACCAAAGGCGATTATCTTGTCGATGGCACCAATGTCGCCCAAATGAACGACGAAGATCTCTCACAAATCCGCGGCCAAAAACTCGGCTTCGTCTTCCAAGCCTTCAATCTCATCCCACAACTCACCGTTCTCGAAAACGTACAAGTCCCCCTCTTCTATCAAGGCCTACCCAAACACCTACGCGAGGAAGCCGCCAAAGACGCACTCTCAAAAGTCAGCCTCTCCGATCGGCTCACACACCGCCCATCACAACTCTCAGGTGGCCAGATGCAGCGTGTCGCCATCGCTCGCGCACTCGTCAACAAACCCGCCATCCTCCTTGCAGACGAACCCACCGGCAACCTCGACTCCAAAACCGGCAACGACATTCTCAACATGTTCGACGACCTTCACCGCGGTGGCCTCACCATCATCATGGTCACCCACGACGAATCCGTCGCCGACCGCTGCCAGCGCATCATCCGCCTCAAAGACGGCAAACTTGACCGCGACGAAATGATGCAACCCACCACCGCCTAA
- a CDS encoding PEP-CTERM sorting domain-containing protein, with protein MIAKSIALATAALLTTSAFAAYSGPSVILNEYNAVGSTKFLKNDKSDTTLGTVLGNGGNWFELTVLGDGTSGSTVDLTGATLAWEEDGTSGSLTLSNNAFWSSLTAGTIITFAEEMTIAHESGSIIVNGSDTTTNFASGDNWAHIYAGDTNLIASSSTDDGGIFSVGNSNWNLTLTTSDNTTLFGPIGEDTGGASGGVNSQEVFKYENSLQIPYDIANYNDGSSSSFGAANTWGSGAFSQDFSAFGVTIPEPASLALLSLGTLAILSRRK; from the coding sequence ATGATCGCTAAATCAATCGCACTTGCTACAGCTGCACTTCTCACCACCTCAGCCTTCGCTGCATATTCCGGCCCCTCCGTCATCCTCAACGAATACAACGCTGTTGGCTCAACCAAATTTCTTAAAAACGATAAATCAGACACCACCCTCGGCACAGTCCTCGGCAACGGTGGCAACTGGTTCGAACTCACCGTCCTCGGCGATGGTACTTCCGGCTCGACCGTCGACCTCACCGGCGCCACTCTCGCATGGGAAGAAGATGGCACCTCAGGCTCACTTACCCTCTCAAACAACGCTTTCTGGTCGTCGCTCACCGCTGGCACTATCATCACATTCGCCGAAGAAATGACCATCGCACACGAATCCGGCTCAATCATCGTCAACGGCTCCGACACCACAACCAACTTCGCATCAGGCGATAACTGGGCGCACATCTACGCAGGCGACACCAACCTCATCGCCTCCTCATCCACCGACGACGGCGGCATCTTCTCCGTCGGCAACAGCAACTGGAACCTCACCCTTACCACAAGCGACAACACAACCCTCTTCGGCCCCATCGGTGAAGATACCGGCGGCGCATCCGGCGGCGTCAACAGCCAAGAAGTCTTCAAATACGAAAACTCACTGCAAATACCCTACGATATCGCCAACTACAACGACGGCTCATCCTCATCCTTCGGCGCAGCCAACACCTGGGGCAGTGGCGCATTCTCACAAGATTTCTCAGCCTTCGGCGTCACCATCCCGGAACCAGCCTCACTCGCACTACTATCCCTCGGCACACTCGCCATCCTCTCACGACGCAAATAA
- a CDS encoding type II secretion system protein, protein MHNISNKSNNAFTLIELLVVISIIAMLIGILLPALGSARNTAAALKSMSNLRQWGLATTMATNDERGLLPWEGEKEPGAVKKGYNGLLHDKWWGNLVPPYVGQPKYRELSAKASTKPEILIEGSDSIFFDPSADIPANAPFNAGSGHYFFNYVTNSELNKEVPSIRGESSSFKHNPDCRVMLDNIRNASSTIIMLEIRTTQDEVDKDNPFYDSVNESELGRGRTDWKRFAGRHSNGGHLVFADGHAAHFSQDETINPENPSINNWNKTNLIWNPFGPATD, encoded by the coding sequence ATGCACAACATATCAAATAAATCAAACAACGCATTCACACTCATTGAACTTTTAGTTGTCATTTCGATTATTGCGATGCTAATCGGTATCCTGCTCCCCGCACTAGGTTCCGCACGCAATACCGCTGCCGCCCTCAAATCAATGTCCAATCTACGTCAGTGGGGCCTCGCCACAACCATGGCCACAAACGACGAACGCGGACTCCTCCCTTGGGAAGGTGAAAAAGAACCCGGCGCCGTCAAAAAAGGCTACAACGGCCTCCTCCATGACAAGTGGTGGGGCAACCTCGTCCCCCCATATGTTGGCCAACCCAAGTACCGCGAACTCTCCGCCAAAGCTTCTACAAAACCCGAGATTCTTATCGAAGGATCCGACTCAATCTTTTTTGACCCTTCCGCAGACATACCCGCCAACGCACCTTTCAATGCAGGTTCTGGCCACTACTTCTTCAACTATGTCACCAACTCTGAGCTTAACAAAGAAGTTCCCTCAATCAGAGGTGAATCATCCTCCTTCAAACACAACCCGGACTGCCGAGTCATGCTCGACAACATCCGCAATGCATCATCAACCATCATTATGCTCGAAATCCGCACAACCCAAGATGAAGTAGACAAAGACAACCCCTTCTACGACAGCGTTAACGAATCTGAACTAGGCCGAGGTCGCACCGACTGGAAGCGTTTCGCTGGCCGTCATTCTAATGGCGGACACCTCGTCTTCGCCGATGGTCACGCCGCGCACTTCTCCCAAGATGAGACAATCAACCCCGAAAACCCTTCCATCAACAACTGGAACAAAACCAACCTCATCTGGAATCCCTTCGGCCCAGCCACCGACTAA
- a CDS encoding glycosyltransferase yields MRVMIATVGSRGDVQPYVALGVGLKEAGHEVVVCCPSSFKEFVEGYGLRYGYMNNEVIDLIQSDLGKELTENLTNIVKTINAFFRLYKQMGPMQQRMIDDGGEVAKEFEPDVVVYHPKASGGPWYAELVDGKAMMAVPMGMMVPSGEKPCIGFPNLRLGWLNRLTYKLVMWLSMKGIRKHIEAWRENMGLKGRSIYRNLVFKRDGEMLPVMHCYSGLVGDEPRDWPEQSVATGYWFLERNDGWIADEGLVKFLESGDGPIVYVGFGSMSGKNPERRAKAVVEGLLKAGARGVISKGWGGMASGELPDSIYEIDDVPHDWLFEKVDVVVHHGGAGSTAAGLRAGKPTIVCPFFGDQPYWGKRVWELGVGPRPIPQRKITGEKLTQAIREVLSDEKMKQKAKVLGEQLRVENGVGEGVKFVEKYGANERVY; encoded by the coding sequence ATGCGAGTCATGATTGCGACGGTTGGATCACGGGGTGATGTGCAGCCATATGTTGCGTTGGGTGTTGGATTGAAGGAGGCGGGCCATGAGGTGGTTGTATGCTGTCCGAGTTCGTTCAAGGAGTTTGTTGAGGGGTATGGGCTGCGGTATGGGTATATGAATAATGAGGTGATCGATTTGATACAGTCGGATTTGGGAAAGGAGCTAACGGAGAATTTGACGAATATCGTGAAGACGATTAACGCGTTTTTCCGGTTATATAAGCAGATGGGGCCGATGCAGCAGCGGATGATTGATGATGGTGGTGAGGTGGCGAAAGAATTTGAGCCTGATGTTGTGGTGTATCATCCGAAGGCGAGCGGCGGGCCGTGGTATGCGGAGCTGGTGGATGGGAAGGCGATGATGGCTGTGCCGATGGGGATGATGGTTCCGAGTGGTGAGAAGCCTTGTATAGGGTTTCCTAACTTGCGATTAGGTTGGTTAAATCGGTTGACGTATAAGCTGGTGATGTGGCTGTCGATGAAGGGGATTCGTAAGCATATTGAGGCGTGGCGGGAGAATATGGGGTTGAAGGGAAGGAGTATCTATCGGAATTTAGTGTTTAAGAGAGATGGGGAGATGTTGCCGGTGATGCATTGTTATAGTGGACTGGTTGGAGATGAACCGAGAGATTGGCCTGAACAATCGGTGGCGACGGGGTATTGGTTTTTGGAGCGGAATGATGGGTGGATTGCTGATGAGGGGTTGGTGAAATTTTTAGAAAGTGGGGATGGGCCGATTGTGTATGTTGGGTTTGGGAGTATGTCGGGTAAAAATCCGGAACGACGAGCGAAGGCGGTGGTTGAGGGGTTGTTGAAGGCAGGTGCTCGAGGTGTGATATCGAAGGGTTGGGGTGGGATGGCGAGCGGTGAACTGCCAGACTCTATTTATGAGATAGATGATGTGCCGCATGATTGGCTGTTTGAGAAAGTGGATGTGGTGGTGCATCATGGTGGAGCTGGATCGACGGCTGCGGGGTTGAGAGCGGGGAAGCCGACGATTGTTTGTCCGTTCTTTGGTGATCAGCCGTACTGGGGTAAACGGGTTTGGGAGTTGGGTGTTGGACCGAGGCCGATTCCTCAGCGAAAGATAACGGGTGAGAAGTTGACTCAAGCGATAAGAGAGGTGCTGAGTGATGAGAAAATGAAACAGAAAGCGAAGGTTCTTGGAGAACAATTGCGTGTGGAGAATGGGGTTGGTGAGGGGGTGAAATTTGTAGAGAAATATGGAGCAAATGAACGGGTTTATTGA
- a CDS encoding mechanosensitive ion channel family protein codes for MLIPSSIHLLVTNTISQINPDPTPDTNSIADPSTLTAAYDALKIGDFQSLFAILLPILTQVALLLVLLFFAYLIASYAARIVASSMRKTKIDETLTRFFAKSTRWSIMAIAIISVLGYFGISTASFAALIAAAGLAIGLAFQGTLSNFAAGIMLLIFRPYKVNDVITVSGTTGKVFEIELFTTTLDTPDNRRIIVPNASIFGSTIENITYHPTRRVDVAVGTEYTADLEKTRQILLQAASQTNAVLTDPEPAIYLLQLGPSSIDWSVRVWAKTDDYWAVREAITQNVKTALDAADIGIPFPQLDLHLASNAEQLLQPNTSNS; via the coding sequence ATGCTCATACCATCATCTATTCATCTATTAGTTACCAACACAATCTCGCAAATAAACCCCGATCCCACACCCGATACAAACTCCATCGCTGACCCTTCAACACTCACCGCCGCTTACGATGCACTGAAAATCGGTGACTTCCAATCTCTTTTTGCCATCCTCCTCCCCATCCTCACCCAAGTCGCACTCCTCCTAGTCCTCCTCTTCTTCGCCTACCTCATCGCGTCCTATGCCGCACGCATCGTTGCATCCTCTATGCGAAAAACCAAAATCGACGAAACTCTCACACGCTTTTTCGCCAAATCAACGCGTTGGTCAATCATGGCCATCGCCATCATCTCCGTCCTCGGATACTTCGGCATCTCAACCGCCTCATTTGCAGCACTCATCGCCGCCGCTGGGCTCGCCATCGGTCTCGCCTTCCAAGGCACACTCTCAAACTTCGCAGCCGGCATCATGCTCCTCATCTTCCGACCCTACAAAGTCAACGACGTCATCACCGTTTCCGGAACTACCGGCAAGGTCTTCGAAATCGAACTCTTCACCACCACACTCGATACCCCCGACAACCGCCGCATCATCGTACCCAACGCCTCAATCTTTGGCTCAACCATCGAGAACATCACCTATCACCCAACCCGCCGCGTCGATGTCGCCGTCGGAACCGAATACACCGCAGACCTCGAAAAAACAAGGCAAATACTCCTTCAAGCCGCATCCCAAACCAATGCCGTCCTCACCGACCCCGAACCCGCCATCTACCTCCTCCAGCTCGGCCCATCCTCGATTGATTGGTCTGTCCGCGTCTGGGCCAAAACCGATGACTACTGGGCCGTCCGTGAAGCCATCACGCAAAATGTCAAAACCGCCCTCGACGCCGCCGACATCGGCATCCCCTTCCCACAACTCGACCTCCACCTCGCGTCAAACGCTGAGCAGCTCCTACAGCCCAACACGTCTAACTCCTAG
- a CDS encoding LysE family translocator, translating to MFIEFLVTSLIVILLPGTGVLYTITVGLRNGVRMSIFAALGCTFGIVPHVIACLTGLAVLLHASSVAFTAIKYIGVLYLFYMAWMTFKDREGMVIDDEKSMVKRDCLGVVRSGVLLNILNPKLSLFFLAFLPQFVPSYEVNPTFRMMWMALIFMGMTFVVFIGYGVFAAAARQYVISKPSVMAWLRRGFAATFGVLGVRLAID from the coding sequence TTGTTTATCGAATTTTTAGTTACTTCGTTGATTGTTATTTTGCTGCCTGGGACGGGCGTGCTTTACACGATCACGGTCGGGTTGAGGAATGGTGTGAGAATGAGCATATTTGCTGCGCTTGGTTGCACATTTGGAATCGTGCCGCACGTGATTGCATGTTTGACGGGGTTGGCGGTATTACTGCATGCGAGTTCGGTTGCTTTCACTGCGATCAAATACATTGGTGTTTTGTATTTGTTTTACATGGCATGGATGACGTTTAAGGATCGTGAAGGGATGGTTATTGATGATGAGAAGTCGATGGTGAAGCGAGATTGTTTGGGTGTAGTCAGAAGTGGGGTCTTGTTGAATATATTAAACCCAAAGTTATCGCTGTTTTTCTTGGCTTTTTTGCCACAGTTTGTGCCGAGCTATGAGGTGAATCCGACGTTTCGAATGATGTGGATGGCGTTGATTTTTATGGGGATGACGTTTGTTGTCTTTATTGGATATGGTGTGTTTGCTGCGGCAGCGCGTCAGTATGTGATAAGCAAGCCGAGTGTGATGGCTTGGCTGCGGAGGGGTTTTGCTGCCACGTTTGGCGTTTTGGGTGTGCGGTTAGCGATTGATTGA
- the sucC gene encoding ADP-forming succinate--CoA ligase subunit beta → MNIHEYQSREMLQTFGIPVPPGILVQNPVAAEKAFDELQKRYGSAVCVVKAQVHAGGRGKGGGVKLVKSAEEARKAANDILSKPLITPQTPPEGVPVTKLLVAAGVEIEKEYYLAITVDRVTACPVLIASSEGGMDIEEVAKTNPEAIIREPISAVAGLRAYQARKIAYFLGFKGKQVRMAGKIMHQLADLFLKNDANLAEINPLVVTKATDEHPDGTVIALDAKLNFDENAMFRQDDVRSFEDPTEEEPAERRAKQFGLSYIKLDGNIGCLVNGAGLAMSTMDIIKLHGGEPANFLDVGGSASEEAVTEAFRIILGDETVKGILVNIFGGIAKCDTIAKAIITAAKEVGFKVPLVVRLEGTNVEIARKLLEEAKGDIPMMEIGKDLTDAAKKITAHIAA, encoded by the coding sequence ATGAATATTCATGAATATCAATCGCGTGAAATGCTCCAAACGTTCGGAATCCCCGTTCCGCCCGGCATTTTGGTCCAGAACCCAGTCGCCGCTGAAAAAGCTTTCGATGAGCTTCAAAAACGGTACGGCTCCGCGGTTTGTGTCGTTAAAGCACAAGTCCACGCTGGCGGACGCGGCAAGGGTGGCGGGGTCAAACTCGTCAAATCAGCCGAGGAAGCGCGTAAAGCCGCAAACGATATCCTGAGCAAACCCCTGATCACGCCGCAAACACCACCTGAAGGTGTTCCAGTGACCAAACTTCTTGTCGCTGCAGGTGTTGAGATCGAAAAAGAATACTACCTCGCGATCACCGTCGACCGCGTGACCGCATGTCCCGTCCTCATCGCTTCCAGCGAAGGTGGCATGGATATCGAGGAAGTTGCCAAAACTAACCCCGAAGCCATCATCCGCGAGCCGATCAGTGCCGTGGCAGGTCTTCGTGCGTATCAGGCACGTAAGATCGCTTATTTCCTAGGGTTTAAAGGCAAACAGGTGCGTATGGCAGGCAAGATCATGCATCAGCTTGCCGATCTGTTCCTCAAGAATGACGCGAATCTTGCTGAGATCAACCCGTTGGTCGTCACCAAAGCGACTGATGAGCATCCAGACGGCACAGTTATCGCCTTGGATGCAAAGCTAAACTTCGATGAGAATGCGATGTTTAGGCAAGACGACGTCAGAAGTTTCGAAGACCCAACCGAAGAAGAGCCAGCAGAACGTCGCGCCAAGCAATTCGGCTTGTCCTACATCAAACTCGACGGCAATATTGGTTGCCTCGTCAATGGTGCAGGCCTCGCGATGTCCACGATGGATATCATCAAACTGCACGGCGGCGAGCCTGCCAACTTCCTCGACGTCGGCGGCTCAGCGTCGGAAGAGGCTGTCACAGAAGCATTTAGGATTATCCTTGGCGATGAAACCGTGAAGGGTATCTTGGTCAACATCTTTGGCGGCATCGCCAAATGCGATACGATTGCCAAGGCGATCATCACCGCGGCCAAAGAAGTCGGATTCAAAGTACCTTTGGTTGTCAGACTTGAAGGCACGAACGTTGAGATTGCCCGCAAGCTGCTCGAAGAAGCCAAGGGTGACATCCCGATGATGGAAATCGGCAAAGACCTCACCGATGCTGCTAAGAAGATTACCGCCCACATCGCGGCGTGA
- a CDS encoding NINE protein, producing MQVNNLNKPSTPTAYLLWCLCFIGLCGIHRFYSGRWVTGIIWILTGGLLLIGQIIDLFLIPSQCENPKR from the coding sequence ATGCAAGTAAACAACCTAAACAAACCATCAACGCCCACAGCCTATCTTCTCTGGTGTCTCTGTTTCATTGGCCTATGCGGAATCCACCGTTTCTACTCCGGTCGTTGGGTCACCGGCATCATCTGGATCCTCACAGGCGGACTACTTCTCATCGGCCAAATCATCGACCTCTTCCTCATTCCCTCACAATGTGAAAACCCAAAACGCTAA